In one window of Candidatus Binatia bacterium DNA:
- the glnA gene encoding type I glutamate--ammonia ligase, with amino-acid sequence MTPKEVIKFAKEKKVTMVDIKFNDFLGIWQHFTIPVSELDEKLFEEGSGFDGSSIRGWQPIHASDMLVVPDPTTAVIDPFFQEPTLSLIGNIVDPLTKEDYSRDPRNIARKAEAYLKSTGIGDVAYFGPEPEFFIFDDIRYAQDQHSGYYFLDSIEGQWNTGREEKPNLGYKPRYKEGYFPVPPTDSQQDIRSEMVRVMEQVGLRVEKHHHEVATAGQAEIDLRFLPLVKMADALNWYKYIVKNVARRHGKTVTFMPKPIFGDNGSGMHTHQSIWKGETPLFAGDRYGGLSELAMHYIGGILKHAPALAAFTNPTTNSYRRLVPGFEAPVNLAYSSRNRSAAVRIPMYSPSPKAKRIEVRFPDPTANGYLAFAAMLMAGLDGIQKRISPGDPLDKDIYSLTPEELKDVPSMPASLEEALENLKRDHEFLLQGDVFTEDVIETWIEYKMANEVSAMRLRPHPWEFALYFDS; translated from the coding sequence ATGACGCCGAAAGAGGTGATCAAGTTTGCAAAAGAGAAAAAGGTCACGATGGTCGACATTAAGTTCAACGACTTTCTTGGGATCTGGCAGCACTTCACCATCCCGGTGAGCGAGTTGGACGAAAAATTGTTCGAAGAAGGATCGGGCTTCGACGGCTCATCTATCCGTGGTTGGCAGCCGATTCATGCTAGCGACATGCTCGTCGTCCCGGACCCCACGACCGCTGTGATCGACCCGTTTTTCCAGGAACCGACGCTGTCCTTGATTGGGAACATTGTGGATCCGCTCACCAAAGAAGATTACTCCCGCGACCCGCGGAACATCGCGCGCAAGGCAGAAGCGTACCTCAAGTCCACGGGCATTGGCGATGTTGCCTATTTCGGCCCAGAGCCCGAATTTTTCATCTTCGACGACATTCGCTACGCGCAGGACCAACACTCGGGCTACTATTTCCTGGACTCCATCGAGGGGCAGTGGAACACCGGGCGCGAGGAGAAGCCGAACCTCGGTTACAAGCCGCGGTACAAGGAAGGCTATTTCCCCGTTCCCCCCACCGACAGCCAACAGGATATTCGCTCCGAAATGGTGCGAGTGATGGAACAGGTTGGCCTGCGCGTTGAAAAGCACCACCATGAGGTGGCCACTGCGGGCCAAGCCGAAATCGACTTGCGTTTTCTTCCTCTCGTCAAAATGGCCGACGCGCTGAACTGGTACAAATATATCGTCAAGAACGTCGCGCGACGGCACGGGAAAACCGTTACTTTCATGCCCAAACCGATTTTTGGCGATAACGGTTCCGGCATGCACACCCACCAAAGTATTTGGAAAGGCGAGACACCGCTATTCGCGGGCGACCGCTACGGAGGCCTCAGCGAACTCGCCATGCACTACATTGGGGGGATCCTCAAACACGCGCCGGCCCTGGCAGCTTTCACGAACCCAACGACGAATAGCTACCGCCGGCTCGTGCCGGGGTTCGAAGCACCGGTGAACCTCGCCTACTCCAGCCGCAACCGCTCGGCCGCCGTACGCATCCCGATGTACAGCCCGAGCCCAAAAGCGAAGCGCATTGAAGTTCGCTTCCCGGATCCGACTGCCAATGGTTACCTGGCATTCGCGGCGATGTTGATGGCTGGGCTCGACGGTATCCAAAAGCGCATCTCTCCTGGGGACCCGCTGGATAAGGACATTTACTCGCTCACACCGGAGGAACTCAAAGACGTTCCGAGCATGCCGGCAAGCCTGGAAGAGGCTCTGGAAAATCTCAAGCGCGACCACGAGTTCTTGCTGCAAGGCGATGTCTTCACCGAAGACGTGATCGAAACGTGGATCGAGTACAAAATGGCTAACGAAGTGAGCGCCATGCGGCTACGCCCACATCCGTGGGAATTCGCGCTCTACTTTGACTCGTGA
- a CDS encoding P-II family nitrogen regulator, translated as MKKVEAIIKPFKLDEVKEALSAVGVQGITVSEVKGFGRQKGHTELYRGAEYVVDFLPKVKLEIIVKDEMVSQVVETIMKAAKTGRIGDGKIFVLPVEEVVRIRTGERGPDAL; from the coding sequence ATGAAGAAGGTCGAGGCAATTATCAAACCGTTCAAGCTCGACGAGGTGAAGGAAGCTTTAAGCGCTGTCGGCGTGCAAGGAATTACGGTCAGCGAGGTAAAAGGGTTCGGGAGACAAAAGGGCCACACGGAGCTCTACCGTGGTGCTGAGTACGTCGTCGACTTCCTGCCCAAGGTGAAGTTGGAGATCATTGTCAAAGACGAAATGGTGAGCCAAGTCGTGGAAACAATCATGAAGGCGGCCAAAACAGGCCGCATCGGAGACGGGAAGATCTTCGTTCTGCCCGTGGAGGAAGTCGTTCGCATCCGCACCGGCGAACGGGGGCCCGACGCCCTTTAA
- a CDS encoding ammonium transporter has protein sequence MEKKRTQVVGQVLTSVSVQFLLAAAVRAESGVDSGDTAWVLTASALVLMMTLPGLALFYGGLVRAKNVLNVLMQCFISAGIVGLLWVLVGYSLAFSGGGPFIGDLAKVGLRGVTIDSTWENLASPPRQIPEYVFVMFQAMFAIITPALILGAIAERMRFSAWVVFLTLWFLCVYCPLAHMVWGAEGWIFKSGAIDFAGGLVVHMSSGFSALAAAIVLGARRGYGREPLPPHNLPLCLTGAGLLWTGWFGFNAGSALSASGLAALAFTNTNTATATAVVAWVLLEWLHRGKPTALGAATAAVAGLVAITPACGNVSPLGAIGVGLGVTFISYFALTWLKPALGYDDSLDVFGVHALGGAWGALASGIFAVTLGSGIESNWQQIGVQLKGIVFVAIFAPLVSLLLLGITRLILGSLRVADEEEVEGLDFSQHGESAYSL, from the coding sequence ATGGAAAAAAAGCGCACGCAAGTCGTTGGACAAGTGCTCACTAGTGTCAGCGTGCAATTCTTGCTTGCTGCGGCCGTGCGGGCCGAAAGCGGTGTGGACTCGGGAGACACTGCGTGGGTCCTGACTGCCTCAGCCCTCGTGTTGATGATGACGTTGCCGGGCCTCGCGCTCTTTTATGGAGGGCTGGTACGCGCGAAAAACGTCCTCAACGTCCTCATGCAATGTTTCATCTCCGCTGGGATCGTCGGTCTCCTGTGGGTGTTGGTGGGTTACAGCTTGGCGTTCAGCGGCGGTGGGCCGTTCATCGGGGATCTTGCCAAGGTCGGGTTGCGGGGGGTCACGATCGACTCCACTTGGGAAAACCTCGCGTCTCCCCCGCGACAAATTCCCGAGTACGTGTTTGTGATGTTTCAGGCGATGTTTGCCATCATCACCCCAGCGTTGATCCTTGGGGCAATCGCGGAGCGGATGCGCTTTAGCGCTTGGGTGGTGTTCCTCACGTTGTGGTTTCTTTGCGTTTACTGCCCCTTGGCCCACATGGTGTGGGGTGCGGAAGGATGGATCTTCAAGTCCGGCGCGATCGACTTTGCTGGTGGCCTCGTCGTCCATATGTCGAGCGGGTTTTCGGCGCTAGCGGCTGCCATCGTACTTGGTGCCCGGCGCGGCTACGGGCGCGAGCCACTTCCCCCGCACAATCTACCACTTTGTCTCACCGGAGCAGGCTTACTGTGGACGGGGTGGTTCGGCTTCAATGCTGGCAGCGCTCTTAGCGCCAGCGGGCTTGCCGCGCTGGCCTTCACCAACACGAACACCGCCACGGCAACCGCCGTCGTAGCATGGGTGCTCCTCGAATGGCTTCATCGCGGTAAGCCCACCGCCCTGGGAGCGGCAACTGCGGCCGTTGCTGGTTTAGTGGCCATCACACCCGCGTGTGGGAACGTCAGCCCTCTCGGAGCCATTGGCGTGGGGCTTGGAGTCACTTTCATCTCCTACTTTGCACTCACTTGGCTCAAGCCCGCCCTCGGCTACGATGATTCACTGGACGTCTTCGGGGTGCACGCCCTGGGCGGGGCTTGGGGTGCCCTCGCCTCAGGTATCTTCGCTGTCACCCTTGGCAGCGGGATCGAGAGCAATTGGCAGCAAATTGGCGTGCAGCTCAAGGGAATCGTTTTCGTTGCCATTTTCGCGCCTCTCGTCTCGCTGCTTCTCCTAGGAATCACCCGGTTAATTCTGGGCTCCCTTCGTGTGGCGGACGAAGAGGAAGTCGAAGGACTCGATTTCTCACAGCACGGCGAGAGTGCGTACTCCCTGTGA
- the plsY gene encoding glycerol-3-phosphate 1-O-acyltransferase PlsY, translated as MTESLLWLVVGYACGSIPFGWILARARSVDVRRVGSGNIGATNVARALGWVAGLGTLLADAAKGAIPVLLAERSAADPAVGAYAALGAVGGHVFTPFLKFRGGKGVATAAGAMLVVAPGPLLGAMLVFFGTVYCTGYVSAGSLSAALVLPLFAWLYGCPNMIVLASALMSTLIWIRHRDNLYRIANGTEPKIAFRHS; from the coding sequence ATGACTGAGAGCCTGCTCTGGCTAGTAGTGGGCTATGCCTGCGGGAGCATACCGTTCGGGTGGATCCTGGCCCGCGCTCGAAGCGTGGACGTGCGGCGGGTTGGCAGCGGCAACATCGGAGCAACCAACGTCGCGCGAGCGTTGGGGTGGGTTGCCGGACTGGGCACGCTGCTCGCGGACGCTGCCAAGGGCGCCATTCCCGTCCTGTTAGCGGAACGGAGCGCTGCCGATCCCGCTGTCGGGGCTTACGCCGCACTGGGTGCCGTTGGCGGGCATGTGTTTACTCCGTTTCTCAAGTTTCGCGGTGGCAAAGGTGTGGCGACTGCGGCTGGTGCAATGCTGGTGGTCGCGCCGGGCCCTCTGCTCGGTGCAATGCTTGTCTTCTTCGGAACCGTGTATTGCACCGGCTACGTATCCGCTGGCTCTTTGAGCGCCGCACTCGTGCTACCCTTGTTCGCGTGGCTGTATGGCTGCCCGAACATGATCGTGCTGGCCTCAGCGCTCATGTCAACCCTCATTTGGATCCGCCATCGCGACAACCTCTACCGCATTGCGAACGGCACGGAGCCGAAGATCGCGTTCCGACACTCCTAG
- a CDS encoding SH3 domain-containing protein: MTNQARSERWTQRIQRHLVSLILWCLAALASLHAGANPAQARTAIVTGTEWVFIRRGPGNQFPPFARIPSGSTVEVQEVRDDWAQIITASGQVGFIHTRFLSFPEAPHPGLATVTPRDQPAGMSDLPPTPWHQGVRSEVATIMPTPVPTRTPPPTRTPRATRTPFPTRTLTATRTITPTRSPSLTRTAPPTRTPSPTVTSPAVGNITPTAPATQATRRETATPTVIGEALQQLSELEAELLATRQQLAACRQQNPSSSLATCPQELREELLRLRALIEQRNAGTELMHQDGGGNAGGTGSPAASADNHVVTPLAVLLGSVGFMLGWFGGSRYARRAERRRIGRLRFQ, from the coding sequence ATGACCAACCAGGCACGATCGGAGCGATGGACCCAGCGGATCCAGCGTCACCTTGTTTCCCTGATACTGTGGTGCCTTGCCGCTCTCGCTTCTCTGCACGCCGGTGCGAACCCTGCTCAAGCGCGCACAGCAATTGTGACCGGAACCGAGTGGGTGTTCATTCGGCGAGGACCGGGAAACCAATTTCCGCCATTTGCGCGGATCCCCAGCGGGAGCACAGTTGAAGTGCAAGAGGTACGCGACGACTGGGCGCAAATTATCACTGCGAGCGGCCAAGTGGGCTTTATCCACACGCGTTTTCTTTCTTTCCCGGAGGCGCCCCATCCCGGCCTGGCGACCGTGACGCCGCGGGACCAACCCGCAGGAATGTCGGATCTTCCACCCACGCCTTGGCACCAAGGCGTGCGTTCGGAGGTCGCGACGATCATGCCGACCCCTGTCCCCACCCGCACGCCACCGCCAACGCGCACGCCGCGTGCGACACGCACCCCGTTTCCAACGCGCACCCTCACTGCAACACGCACCATCACGCCCACCCGTTCCCCGAGTTTGACCCGCACGGCTCCGCCCACACGAACCCCTTCGCCTACCGTAACCTCTCCAGCGGTCGGCAACATCACGCCAACTGCTCCCGCTACACAGGCAACCAGACGAGAAACTGCTACTCCAACGGTAATCGGCGAAGCATTGCAGCAACTCAGCGAATTAGAGGCAGAGTTGCTGGCCACCCGCCAGCAATTAGCCGCTTGCCGACAGCAAAACCCCTCATCTTCCCTGGCAACTTGCCCGCAGGAACTCCGCGAAGAGCTCCTGCGTTTGCGCGCGCTGATCGAGCAGCGTAACGCAGGCACCGAGCTCATGCACCAAGATGGTGGAGGTAACGCAGGGGGCACCGGTTCCCCAGCCGCAAGTGCAGATAACCACGTGGTGACGCCGCTCGCCGTGCTCCTAGGGTCGGTCGGTTTCATGCTCGGGTGGTTTGGCGGCAGCCGCTATGCCCGCCGGGCTGAACGACGCCGCATCGGGCGCTTGCGATTCCAATGA
- the rpe gene encoding ribulose-phosphate 3-epimerase has translation MIRIAASILSADFARLGEEVEAVTRAGADWIHLDVMDGHFVPNLTIGPDVVRAVRRHTPLPLDTHLMIEHPERFLDAFAEAGSDYISVHVEVAHDTRALVEHIRALGKHPAVVVNPETPLQRAFPVLPIVDMLLIMSVHPGFAAQQFIPQALDKIRAAAEFRARHGLSFLIEVDGGVKAHNAAAVAEVGADVLVSGSGIFGTPDYSATIAEMRRRAEEAQAKRTS, from the coding sequence GTGATTCGCATTGCCGCTTCGATTCTTTCGGCTGACTTTGCTCGCCTAGGCGAGGAAGTGGAGGCGGTCACCCGTGCCGGTGCTGATTGGATTCATCTTGACGTGATGGACGGCCACTTTGTGCCCAACCTGACCATCGGGCCAGACGTGGTTCGGGCTGTACGCCGCCACACACCGCTTCCACTGGACACGCACCTCATGATCGAGCATCCCGAGCGCTTTCTGGATGCGTTCGCCGAGGCCGGGAGCGACTACATTTCGGTGCACGTGGAAGTGGCGCACGACACCCGGGCACTCGTCGAGCACATCCGGGCGCTCGGGAAGCACCCGGCGGTCGTGGTCAACCCGGAAACTCCCTTGCAGCGAGCTTTCCCAGTGTTGCCCATTGTCGATATGCTCCTCATCATGAGCGTTCATCCGGGCTTTGCCGCACAGCAGTTCATTCCGCAGGCGTTGGACAAAATTCGTGCGGCAGCCGAGTTTCGCGCTCGCCACGGTTTGTCGTTCCTCATTGAAGTTGACGGCGGAGTCAAAGCGCACAACGCGGCGGCCGTAGCGGAAGTAGGAGCGGATGTATTGGTATCTGGCTCCGGCATTTTCGGAACGCCCGACTACTCAGCGACGATTGCCGAAATGCGGAGGCGGGCTGAAGAGGCTCAGGCCAAGAGAACTTCCTAG
- the rsmB gene encoding 16S rRNA (cytosine(967)-C(5))-methyltransferase RsmB: MSGEQRAPTNTNPRLLAWRVLQRVETGAHADAVLGRTLSAASLTAKDRALAVRLVYGTLAWQLYLDYLLQQFCHQPLEKLDPPIRVLLRLALFQICFLDKVPPFAAVDTAVDLAKTHKHGAAVPLVNAVLRRAARGWKDVPLPERERDLAAYLSVRYSHPRWLVEAWLSQYDEIETELLLEANNQVSPTALRVNRLRGTREHLLREFRAQGLEAEPGNYSPDAVLVRGFDPLHHPLFEQGVYSVQSEAAQLVSYLVAPQPGELVLDLCAAPGGKATHLAELMSNQGIVVAVDASRPGIERVQQECSRLGIGIVEPYLADARLWEPQAQQRFDRVLLDAPCSGLGTLREHPEIRWRRTSESVRELAQLQRELLQQAARWTRPGGLLVYATCTLLREENEEVIAHFLAERRDFALSRIPEQLPPSIQALVDSQGFFRTMPHRHDVDGFFAVRLQRRHDEGNVAP, from the coding sequence ATGAGCGGGGAGCAAAGGGCGCCCACGAACACAAACCCACGGCTACTCGCCTGGCGCGTGCTCCAACGCGTTGAAACGGGTGCTCACGCCGACGCCGTCCTGGGGCGAACCCTCTCGGCAGCGTCACTCACCGCCAAAGACCGCGCACTCGCGGTTCGCCTCGTGTACGGGACCCTCGCGTGGCAGTTGTATCTCGACTACTTGCTTCAGCAGTTTTGCCATCAGCCGCTGGAAAAATTGGATCCGCCAATTCGCGTCCTGCTGCGTCTTGCGCTCTTTCAAATCTGCTTTCTCGACAAGGTTCCGCCGTTTGCCGCGGTCGATACCGCGGTGGATTTGGCGAAAACTCACAAACACGGCGCCGCCGTGCCGCTCGTCAACGCTGTGCTCCGCCGTGCCGCTCGAGGATGGAAAGATGTTCCATTGCCAGAGCGAGAGCGTGATCTCGCCGCCTACCTCAGCGTCCGCTACTCGCATCCACGCTGGCTCGTCGAAGCCTGGTTAAGCCAGTACGACGAGATAGAAACGGAGCTCCTGTTGGAGGCAAACAACCAGGTGTCCCCCACCGCCCTGCGGGTAAACCGGCTGCGGGGAACACGAGAGCATCTTCTGCGGGAGTTCCGGGCTCAGGGTCTAGAGGCGGAGCCGGGGAATTACTCCCCGGATGCGGTGCTGGTGCGCGGCTTCGACCCGTTGCACCATCCCCTCTTCGAGCAAGGCGTGTACTCGGTGCAAAGCGAGGCCGCACAACTGGTCAGCTACTTAGTCGCACCGCAGCCAGGCGAGCTCGTGTTGGACCTGTGCGCGGCACCCGGAGGGAAGGCAACACACCTGGCCGAGCTGATGAGCAATCAAGGCATCGTCGTCGCGGTAGACGCGAGCCGCCCGGGCATCGAGCGAGTGCAGCAAGAATGCAGCCGTTTAGGCATCGGCATCGTCGAACCCTACCTGGCCGACGCGCGGCTTTGGGAACCCCAAGCACAGCAGCGATTTGATCGCGTATTGCTCGATGCCCCCTGCTCGGGGCTTGGCACCTTACGGGAGCATCCAGAAATCCGCTGGCGGCGCACTTCGGAGTCGGTACGAGAATTGGCGCAACTGCAACGAGAGCTCTTGCAGCAAGCCGCCCGTTGGACCCGGCCTGGAGGTCTTCTTGTTTATGCGACCTGTACGCTGCTCCGGGAAGAAAATGAAGAGGTAATCGCGCACTTCCTGGCGGAGCGACGGGATTTCGCCCTCTCCCGCATTCCCGAGCAGCTCCCGCCCTCAATCCAGGCACTCGTCGATTCGCAAGGTTTCTTTCGCACCATGCCGCATCGACACGATGTCGATGGCTTTTTTGCTGTGCGGTTGCAGCGCCGCCACGACGAGGGTAACGTCGCGCCGTGA
- the fmt gene encoding methionyl-tRNA formyltransferase: MSHLSSPTDQAADQKVGQPTGWRIVFFGTPEFAVPSLQALVNAGEHVVGVVTQPDKPAGRGRHLTPPPVKSFAENTGIPVVQPEKVRGNAEFLRVLRGWQPDVIVVVAYGKILPREILEIPPHGCINVHASLLPRYRGAAPIQWALIRGESESGITIMLMTEEMDAGPILLQRRVSIASEETYGELQKRLAHLGAACLLEALHAWHKGVLQPRLQDAAQVSFAPLIRSDLGKIDWQKPAAEIAQLVRGLSPSPGAYFLWKGRRVKVYRARVQSSEEQLRLDPGTIVRVDPRLEVACGDGVLELVEIQVEGRRQGKGSEVARGLRWQPGHRLA, encoded by the coding sequence GTGAGTCATCTATCTTCTCCTACTGACCAGGCGGCCGACCAGAAGGTCGGGCAACCCACTGGATGGCGCATTGTATTTTTCGGTACGCCCGAGTTTGCGGTTCCCTCGCTCCAAGCCCTCGTCAACGCCGGAGAACATGTTGTCGGTGTGGTTACTCAGCCCGACAAACCGGCCGGCCGGGGGCGCCACCTTACGCCTCCCCCTGTGAAGAGCTTTGCGGAGAACACCGGGATCCCAGTGGTGCAGCCAGAAAAGGTGCGCGGGAACGCAGAGTTCCTTCGCGTGCTCCGTGGCTGGCAACCCGACGTCATTGTCGTCGTTGCGTACGGCAAGATCCTCCCGCGTGAGATCCTTGAGATTCCACCTCATGGATGTATCAACGTGCACGCGTCCCTGCTACCCCGCTACCGTGGCGCTGCACCCATTCAGTGGGCGCTCATTCGCGGGGAGAGCGAAAGCGGCATCACGATCATGTTGATGACCGAGGAAATGGACGCCGGGCCGATCCTTTTGCAGCGGCGCGTGAGCATCGCCTCGGAGGAAACTTATGGCGAGTTGCAGAAGCGACTTGCTCATCTTGGCGCCGCGTGCTTGCTCGAAGCCCTGCACGCCTGGCATAAGGGCGTGCTCCAACCTCGTCTCCAGGATGCGGCGCAGGTTTCTTTTGCCCCTTTGATCCGCTCCGACTTAGGGAAGATCGATTGGCAGAAACCAGCGGCGGAGATCGCCCAATTAGTTCGGGGACTTAGCCCATCCCCCGGAGCATACTTCTTATGGAAGGGTCGGCGCGTGAAGGTCTACCGGGCACGGGTCCAGAGCAGCGAGGAACAGCTTCGGCTCGATCCCGGCACGATCGTACGTGTAGACCCACGACTCGAAGTTGCCTGTGGGGATGGGGTCCTGGAGCTCGTCGAAATCCAGGTTGAAGGACGTCGCCAGGGCAAGGGCAGCGAAGTTGCCCGCGGTTTGCGCTGGCAACCGGGGCATCGCTTGGCCTAA
- the def gene encoding peptide deformylase: MALRPILKYPDPTLKRTSLPVQNIDGRVQELLNDMVETMYHAPGIGLAAPQVGVSERVIVLDVDKEQHGVGLIKLINPQIAAREGSIVFEEGCLSVIGYTAEVRRAAKVLVRAWTPEEKEIEIEAEGLFAVALQHEIDHLDGKLFIDRISSLKRDLYRRRLRKWMREGLPEDVVAGSSGL, encoded by the coding sequence ATGGCTTTGCGACCGATTCTGAAGTACCCCGATCCGACCCTCAAACGCACGTCGCTACCCGTACAAAACATCGATGGGCGGGTGCAGGAATTACTCAACGACATGGTCGAGACCATGTACCATGCACCGGGCATCGGACTGGCCGCGCCCCAAGTTGGGGTGAGCGAACGGGTGATCGTGCTCGACGTCGACAAGGAACAACACGGAGTGGGGCTGATCAAACTCATCAATCCACAAATCGCCGCACGCGAGGGCTCCATCGTGTTCGAAGAGGGCTGCTTGAGCGTGATCGGTTACACCGCCGAGGTGCGGCGCGCTGCGAAGGTACTCGTGCGCGCCTGGACGCCGGAAGAAAAGGAAATCGAAATCGAGGCAGAAGGTTTGTTTGCGGTGGCCCTGCAGCACGAAATCGACCACCTGGACGGTAAACTCTTTATCGACCGCATCAGCAGCCTCAAGCGTGATCTCTACCGGCGCCGCCTCAGGAAGTGGATGCGTGAGGGCCTCCCTGAGGACGTTGTGGCCGGCTCGAGCGGGCTGTGA
- a CDS encoding CRISPR-associated ring nuclease, translating into MGDRPRSILLCTLGASWAVVPEVYAVVAPDILDLFRHHERRERFRQETLSRGIAPPDEVWVATTGGTEEQRQALLACWNQITDAPPLKIWVARRTHDLGSTEECDEMRELLFRLTFHAAHNGQHQALVLSVAGGRKTMSADLQWAGSVFGARACVHVIDRNLPEPLRRPTPDLFTAPLKPELANSLEPVFFGPLERSDLLDVQTAEFPLLDPEEFPIEGEALPSSSTTAITILWEHRAPSLVDVWRARERARPRIYVGHLKHLLEQEPRPNWYGLYRLSPRHIEALRRHTVGPQLRTWLTALPKADLHCHLGGVLDVAQQREVARVVWDLLSQRERQRALERVKVWYREKEWPANWPNLLGRGRDRLNAATAILCNLSEGELVERLYRTTEPRVGLRAGLGFRAYEIPGELSGSALLQSEPAVREYVRQTYTRLRRDGVCYCELRCSPHKYLCDHTGEGNIGRFLLVFDDALREAQQEDPGLDIRLLIVLDRRRELSLADIKAIIRARRSHQHLIVGVDIAGDESTAPRFGELARLLNPVFRECLPLTIHAGEGESAHNIWQAVYRLHAERVGHGLTLHEHPELAQRLRDRGIAIELCPTSNVEVVGYYDPEVDTTWNRPEYPLRSYLQDLGLDVVLCTDNPGISRTSLADEYLRAARMCGGLNVWQLLALVRAGFEHAFLPAAERSSLLRRYDAEVVEKVTQLLQGTDGTLA; encoded by the coding sequence GTGGGAGACAGGCCTCGTTCCATTTTGCTCTGTACGTTGGGCGCGTCGTGGGCGGTTGTACCCGAGGTGTATGCGGTGGTGGCTCCCGACATCCTGGATTTGTTCCGCCACCACGAGCGAAGAGAGCGCTTTCGGCAAGAAACCCTCAGTCGCGGCATTGCTCCCCCCGATGAGGTTTGGGTCGCCACCACCGGTGGCACAGAAGAGCAACGTCAAGCTTTGCTCGCCTGTTGGAACCAAATCACCGATGCTCCACCTCTGAAGATCTGGGTTGCGCGGCGCACTCACGACTTAGGGTCGACCGAGGAATGCGACGAAATGCGAGAGCTTCTCTTTCGCCTCACGTTTCACGCTGCTCACAACGGCCAACACCAAGCGCTGGTCTTGAGCGTGGCTGGGGGGCGCAAAACGATGAGTGCCGACTTGCAGTGGGCGGGAAGCGTCTTTGGTGCACGGGCTTGCGTGCACGTCATCGACCGTAATCTCCCTGAACCGCTGCGGAGACCGACTCCGGACCTGTTCACCGCGCCGTTGAAACCCGAACTCGCCAACAGCCTCGAGCCAGTTTTTTTCGGTCCGCTCGAACGCTCTGATTTGCTCGACGTGCAAACCGCGGAATTTCCTCTCCTCGATCCGGAAGAGTTCCCCATCGAAGGAGAAGCTCTTCCCAGCAGCAGCACGACCGCCATAACGATCCTCTGGGAGCATCGTGCGCCGTCTCTGGTGGACGTTTGGCGTGCGCGCGAGCGTGCGCGCCCGCGGATTTACGTGGGCCACCTCAAACACTTGCTCGAGCAAGAACCGCGACCAAACTGGTACGGACTGTACCGCCTTTCCCCCCGGCACATCGAAGCCCTGCGCCGGCACACGGTCGGCCCACAGCTCCGCACGTGGCTCACAGCGCTACCGAAGGCTGACCTCCATTGCCACCTAGGTGGGGTGCTCGACGTTGCGCAGCAGCGGGAAGTTGCCCGCGTGGTGTGGGACCTTCTGTCCCAGCGGGAGCGCCAACGTGCGCTCGAGCGCGTGAAGGTTTGGTACCGAGAAAAAGAATGGCCTGCGAATTGGCCGAACTTGCTAGGCCGTGGTCGCGACCGCCTCAACGCCGCCACAGCCATCCTCTGCAACTTGAGCGAAGGCGAACTCGTTGAACGCCTCTATCGAACAACGGAGCCGCGGGTTGGCTTGCGAGCAGGGCTGGGTTTTCGCGCCTACGAAATCCCAGGGGAACTCTCCGGATCCGCCCTCCTCCAATCCGAACCGGCAGTGCGCGAGTACGTACGCCAAACCTATACACGGCTCCGGCGCGACGGAGTATGCTACTGTGAGCTTCGCTGTAGCCCCCACAAGTATTTGTGCGACCACACCGGCGAGGGGAACATCGGTCGCTTTTTACTCGTGTTCGACGACGCGCTGCGGGAAGCGCAGCAGGAAGATCCCGGGCTAGACATCCGCTTGTTGATCGTACTCGACCGGCGCCGAGAGCTCAGCCTCGCCGACATTAAAGCTATTATCCGGGCTCGCCGCTCCCATCAGCATCTCATCGTCGGTGTCGACATTGCCGGCGACGAAAGCACCGCCCCGCGCTTCGGCGAACTTGCGCGGCTGTTGAACCCCGTGTTCCGGGAGTGTCTACCCCTGACCATCCATGCTGGCGAAGGGGAAAGTGCGCACAACATTTGGCAAGCTGTTTATCGTTTGCACGCGGAGCGGGTTGGCCATGGCCTCACCCTGCACGAGCATCCCGAACTGGCGCAACGACTGCGCGATCGCGGAATCGCCATCGAGCTTTGCCCCACGAGTAATGTCGAGGTGGTCGGCTACTACGACCCGGAGGTGGACACCACCTGGAACCGTCCCGAGTACCCACTGAGGAGCTACCTGCAGGACCTCGGTCTCGATGTCGTCCTATGCACCGACAACCCAGGCATTAGCCGGACAAGTTTAGCCGACGAGTACCTGCGCGCGGCAAGGATGTGCGGTGGCTTAAACGTGTGGCAGTTACTTGCTCTCGTGCGGGCAGGTTTCGAACATGCCTTCCTGCCGGCGGCCGAACGCTCGAGCTTGCTTCGCCGCTACGATGCGGAGGTCGTCGAGAAAGTCACCCAGCTGCTGCAAGGGACAGACGGCACGCTCGCATAG